Genomic DNA from Lactuca sativa cultivar Salinas chromosome 8, Lsat_Salinas_v11, whole genome shotgun sequence:
aggactgtacgatcccttatctaaaggacaagattgattagatcagagtttgacagcgtctttgagagctacgattgctaatcggaatatacttgtacatatagttactagacttatccaagtgggagactgttggaatagtgtctaaggctaaaactatattaggcaagtatttgacccagttgagcatggtccttttgggttgccttcaccatagcaacttgacaggatgatttataatgagagaaggaatattattaatatattataaaaataatataaggaataataatattgttatttgattaatataagtcataaattaatttggaattagtttggtgacttaaagagattaattaaataaaggggtataaactgtcaattgtttgatagttacactttgggctataaatcctttAGGGATAAGgggggacgaattctagggctttggataggcttagatttcgtccaaggcttatcatggaaaggatttggattgcttagggcttaagttatccaattatggtttaagggtgaaaccctaggagccttactagtataaatagaccctatgggctGAGGGAATTTGAAACACTTGTCTCTaaggaaaccctggccgaattcttcctcccctctcctctctcctaaatcatcttcttgttagttggtgtttgtaagccattagaggagtgacaattatgactctaaagcctcaaggacaacaagatcaagcaagtgattcaaggtaaacttctaatctttcATTTCGtattgttattattgtatattagtcattagaagtcttggattcaatgtatgatcaattagagaaacttagatccaagaattagggttgcatgtgcacatagggatgttcatatggctaaaacccatcactttcatctctcatcatctatatcatcattCATCTCTCAtcttctatatcatctttcatctactcatctttaccaatatatatatatatatatatatatatatatatatatatatatatatatatatatatatatatatatatatatatatatatagggttaggttcatttgagaccacctatattttgtgagaccgtgagacgcattttttaattttttttaatttttttagttaatacaagttccgaaaataatatttaaaaaaagaatttttggatttttccatttattttgcattttaaaattattttttaaaatatgtacagtgtaatattctattaaaatatttcacgtatttttcaaaaaaaatggaatttatttttattttttttagttaattcaagttccgaaaataatatttaaaaaaagaatttttagatttttccatttattctgcattttaaaattattttttcgaatatgtcagtgtaatattctattagaatatttcacgtatttttcaaaaaaaatggaattttttttattttttttagttaattcaagttccaaaaataatatttaaaaaaagaatttttagatttttccatttactgtattttaaaattattttttagaatatgtgagtgtaatattctattagaatatttcacgtatttttaaaaaaaaaacggaattttttttatttattttttttttacttttattttttttagttaattcaagttccaaaaataatatttaaaaatttttccatttattttgcattttaaaattatttttagatttggtctcacggtctcacaaaattagaatggtctcaaatgaacctgaacctatatatatatatatatatatatatatatatatatatatatatatatatatatatatatatatatatatatatatatatatatgtataaaaatacatatacaatttaaattaagtaaaacatgtataaatcgttcatttAGCATATATATCATGAAcacagataataagcacatatagcatttataaatattaaatacttcatatctacatgtataatgaaagtaactatgcactcatttattaaagtgacgactcgaaattcGGACAACGTTTCGCTTCAAGCAATTGTCTTTTCCATTGACataacctagtattattatcgcTAAtatattgcgactaattattagtctagattcatcattaacttaaagtctatttcaagatctatcaagtaagcaacaaccaggtaggatcatatcgaagGTAAGGTCCGTTTGGTATATAAAGTATAATGTTTGGAaattccactttaaacacctcactgaatcacaacctagacatcatcctcATAAGttgatcaatcagtataacgtattggaatcactgataaatctggtttataggttcataataacgatattgaatttaaacataagttacacttaaagcataatAGGTGTAGCTCAACTTACAGTGTTTCTAGCGAAAACTTAGAACTCCGTCGTCAAAACTTTGTCGATGGATctttttttctaaaaagattcTTATAGCACTTCAACGCTCactttactatactaaaactacagaaagagaagttgaatcacgaaggacagaaatgcccagggataagaagagaaagactcttgaatcaagagaatggtgcaagaaatatgagagcctagagcttattatttatagtaattgaattttcaaaaaccaccacCTATAGTTACttaaatgaccttatagttatttaaacgactaaacacccatttataatactattttaaagagatttaacgatatttgtactaaactaatgtcgaaagtactcaacgCTAGTCTTATAACGACtacatcgtcgatacctttctaatgatatatacatatgtatatatatgtatacgtatatatgatttatactttattttaatatgtaaatatgctattgtaaattataactcgttcatacaaactccgtttttgacgttctttatatccacgcgtagctatcaacgagatctacgactttcgtttagattccgtcggctaattttgacattattttttgtctatatgttttttaaattaaatgattttgctaatatcatatgtaacatccggatttccaggtacattatttattcatttatttttggagattttgggaGGGACCCGGCGAGTCGATGCTTAGACTCATCGAGTAGTGTCGCGATTTTCtatccgggttaatgaccggactcggcgagtccacgttgtttaatgaaaccctaatttttgtggtttgagacctatttaaaggcccttatggccttcatttgcgggtACCAGTTGATAGAGAGAGACCCCAAAGTGTGTGaacgttttgagagagaaaggaagccatttttgatccttgtgtgggtgattttgcaagaagaaggtgaccaaggcaagaggaaactgaagagggtgctaatgtGTGCATTTTAGAGCTTagggacttcatcttgaggtatatattcgatcccctttcagttttggtgtaagttttgagagttagggtttctagcccctttTTGAGTATGATTTGtgaagcaattggtcccttcttgtgttgaggcttcgaatctagatccaaagaggtccagatacCTTAACTTCTTGATCTTTACAGGTGTCATGGAGAGTTATGAGCTTAGGGtggcatattgaggccatttcttcaaatagagccattgggtctttgcatgggcatcaagatccaaactttatgtatttattttgcttaaggaggccagatctatgagttagagggatggatctgacctcaggagctcATTTGACttcgagcatggcatgaactcgtcgagtaccaagagcagactcggcgagtggggttACGGTTTCCCCATAGTTCACTCAACGAGTttttgccgagttgggggaatgactcagtgagtccgAAGGCATTAGAgggctggagttcaaggcggaactcgccgagttcatattgcgactcggcgagttgagtcggggtggccccatgactcatgccaggtgtgacccATCGAGCaagggaaagactcgacgtgtcatgcgGGACTAGAGCGTTAGTGGacatgcgtagactcgccgagtcacctaagtgcacttggcgagtcgggtcagagtctgaccgttgactttgttgactttaaggattggtcaacaatggagtcttCGTGTCAAGAgaaggttgagtctagtctctagagttatatttatgagggtattttactttatgtgattaggcggaggctagaccgtatTGCTacagagtcagagatttaccgagacatctgaggtgagtcttctcactatactttaccttgagtggtaagtagggttatgtgacagagtatcttgtatgttatgtatgtgatgtgttgtactgcattatttctatgtgacttATGATGTGTGtattccagagtttacagagttaggaccgaaaggtccacaaagttaggaccagagggtccacagagttagggccagtggGCCcacgagttatagcctcgagtggctaacatgtgttatatgtggtattttggggaactcactaagctttatgcttacagatatgtgttttaggtaccagtgattatcacgggaaggcgccggcatgattcgtacacatgagattttatgtatttcaatcttgggaaatgtttttgtgaaacaaagatatgATATAATGAGATTTTGATaataaatgtgttttgaaaattaaaaattgttttaatttttacggtgttacatcatATCTCTCTCGTACGGATTctatttttgacattctttttctcaaaattcttatttGAAAGATTACTACGATTTTATTTTTGGTGGCTTTAGCTAAAAGTCAACTATTCTCTTCGTAGCATTTTACGTCATATATTCCTTGTGCGCGGCTGAAATTTATATATcttttaaaaatcatatctaattcatacggagtcggatttctacgaaatttatattttcgggatcAGGAAGACATGTACTTTCTAAatataatacatacatacatatatatatatatatatatatatatatatatatatatatatatatatatatatatatatatatatatattggcgcACTTATTTTTACAATTTACAGATAATTCGGctgattttttttctattttattatattataataatcatgaaacacataatattcatataattcttctttattacgTCAAATAGGTTGTAATTGTTGACCCTAAAtattactttggttaagattatttatcctagataatcttctataaaaaaaaaatcttgttttaacgtttattatatcttaattgagtagcccgaatctgcgggtgttacaattatctcccccttaggatgattacgtcccggaatcatcaacaaaacaggtcttgtataatgactccacacATTTCCTTTTCATTCTAGGTGGTAATCGTAACTCTTATGTCctttcaaatgagtatctaactctaggaCTCCCTTACTGCTGGTGGTGCGCAATATTGCATCCGCTCTTTATCCTATGTTGGAATTTTAATCGTAGACTACGAGTTACAAACTCGgtccttattggagactcctacTTCTTCGTAAACATACTTAACTTAAGATAAGGTCTCTTAATTCAATTATCGTAGTAGACCGATGGGACATGTTCTAATGACATCTCGtcgtatgatgcaatgcttagactcaggtcttttgaGTTAGATTCTACAATGTAAGATACCTTCCTTCATGCTCTATTGtggtataatcacattctagcatgtaaaacttctagctacaagcatcTTACTCTCACGGTgattgcgatacttctattgattgcttcgattatctttcacttcaatcttttggcttaagtcagatgctacatcgaacttggttctctgaaccatgtaacataaCTATCTTATccggactcgatttgatatgaccgctAGGGTCAGAATATCAATCATCTTCTTGGTCATTACGAAAATGATGGTAACGATAGGCACGAACCAAACGGAATCAGTTACTAGTgccttagtaaccttgtgactttccctgctCCAAGTGCaagtcctatgcttccagtagtataggcctctactacctttcacacctactcatactcgtcccaagtattgtctcgcagttctccatgtcaccacacaagaaaatcatatagcaacttaacacatcagaaaacataactaaggtttatattatttcttgaaacgattacatagatgTTCAAGATCACCCTGCACTAGGCCTTTTATAAGaggctacaccacatgatacAATCTACATGGCTACTTTAtatcttgatcttcggatataTAGATCCTTACTCCTGGTCCTTCGTAACGTcacctgcttcatcaaggatcatttgaaatgctcttgcctttggcttcaACGGTTCATTCGGTCTTagtgcttcatttttcttcgggAAATCTTTTGACATATGTCGCTTGTCCCCACATCCGTAACATACCTTATCATTAAACGTGCAATCCTTAGGATAGTGACCAACCCTCCCACACTTATAACAAGTCACTTCTGTGTCGCATCTCCTATAGTGcctctttttacacttctcacaccacttaacTCCACCACTACCTCCATACTTTTGGTCATCCAGGTTGGACTTTAAGAATCTTCCTTTCTTATAGGATCTTGAGAAtccctcaagcttcctctttTCTCCTGCTCTATCTTTCTCTAGACCTTTTTCTCTTATCCGAGTCTCTATATTCTTAACTTCTCTAACAATTGTCTTCAAATTAGTTTCCATTTTGACCGTTAGGCAAAAGTCCGTTGGCAATCCATTATCAAACATCTCTATCATAGAGAGTTTAGTAGTCACGAAGTAAGGGAATAACTTCATCCTCTCGTTGAATGTTGTGGCATACTCAttaacactcatcttccctttcttcaagttctaaaactcattgtttaggtctatcagatttACCTCCGAGTAGTATTGTATTTTCAAATGCTCCATGAATGCTTCCCAATACATCCTCAGGGCTTCCccccgtggcattgtatctgccaataaaTTCAACCAACTTAAAACTCCGGTCTTTAGTTGTCTGACTACAAAGACGGTTTTCTGCTTGTTGCTGCAGTTGCAGCTTTCAAATACCatttccatttcggagatccaatccgtAATCTCTACTGGCCTTGGGCTTCCAGAATAATTTGATGGTTtggcacccaagaagttcttatacatACTACTATCCATGGTCAATCCCTCTATTCGGGCCATTCCTCCTTACCACTTGGGGTTCAACTTGACTCACAGTACGGCTGTAATTTCCTTCCTCTGATTGTTCTATGTTCAGTTCAGGTTATACAATGGGTacaataggttcatccctattaagcAAAATTAGTCTCCTCTACTCCTTTTGTTTGGCTATCATAGCCGAAATCATTGCTTGGACTCCTGCCaccgtgattggctcaggtgtaGCTGGTACCTCTAGTGCACACTCAATCATTCGTGGTTCCGGCTGTTGGTTTCCATTAGCATTTCCTTAACCGCTGCGAGTTCTcaccatttcgatctatacactcTAGCAGATGTTCAGTGTACAACGAAGAGAATTAATATAGGGAAAGATTTATTTACAACAGACGTATAAacctccttatcactctgaaaagttatatgtcagttctaataccgtaagtAAACGTTtggaaatctgaacacataaaatttccagattcggtcggcaatagaccatagtaCCGATCAAACGATGGCATCATAAATCATATAAAGCATCTTATAACATAAATCACttatcacatataaagcatcttaTAACATTcatcgaaagtagggggcttcgtattatcgaagtcctgatactgacaacctcgaccggttcctccccctgccgctgataCAGCCGCTGTAGCTGTCGCAGCAGCCGCCTCcgcaagagctgcatagcgctcatcaaagtactcaaccatggcggtcttgatcgacccaaacatccccgacaactcggcccggaacatagcagcaacctcatcatgcaggatctcacgaatccaagcatccaactcatccgtactcatctgaccaatgacctcggtTAGTACTAGTccatcctgaccaccctctcctgatcccgatcccgaaccggatccttCCCCGAGACGTCTCgtaatcaccatactgaaaatatgcCACAAGAATATTAGGTATTCCTCATAATAATCCCAAGAACTAGCttccaacaaaaccctaggggttgtgacttccttgatacgcgtatgggtcctgtgctttcagtagtgcgggcccatactaccttccacacctacccatatttatatcaagtaccaccacaacaccctaacaatcgCATATACATAACAAATACTTGATCCCAACTCCTAGAGGAGAGCCACTATCCCATAACCGACCTACCGGTCTCACGCAACcctcccatccatgaaacttccaccaacccggcaacactagtgtatgctagtcatacataacgttggaacctatagactttcgaatatccaatcctaccctaagctcccagtcatacaagaacagaacataaggctaaaccaaacattctcaggctataagatcttaattatgtataaccatgatgcatacactaaataactacagtaatgatgtcaatttcttaCAAAGGAaaacctaggctagcaggcatcatataacccggcaattctatcatgaaattcctgaagatccctagcctagtattaTCATgcagttctaacatatcacataatcaaacaacttgtatggtattttggggtcaacttactggctccggctgatcgtaccctctgcttcctcctttacttatttcgaaaatccttttgaaaaccattttgaaaattcctctttgatttgagactgggttcacatgaatgttcctccaattcactcaaaccaaggctctgataccaacttgtaacatccaataatttacaaccaatttaaacttttctaaaacaacccatattcattaagttattacaaaaaggtttccaactcatttattatcagagtatcccaagacATCAACATAAacctgaggagcggtacgatcacgcctttgcttttccacggtctcctgaagtaacTGAaataatacactgaaactgtaagcccaaaagcttagcgagttacccccaaaataccaaccacaataccacacacatatcatatcatatcataaacagaacaaccatgcatatcgtgtaacacccaggattttgaaagccaagaaagtaaaggaaaccctaaatttaagagggactcgacgagtcaaaggaaggactcggcgagtcggagcgggatccgggtcgataagaaagtgaccaactcgacgagtcggccaagtggactcggcgagtctggtctgtgcgaggaaaaccctaaattcggggcttggagcctatttaagcatcataatcttcttcctagggctcctttacagcctcttgcacccagaacaccgcaccttaagcccccattgtgttcattcaagcttttagccatttttgagtggatttaaggaagaagaaggagtgggaatcttggaggcatcaaggagtggccttggatctgaagtttggggaacatttcagagcattgggagatatcaattcgtttccctcctttagatcttctttggttatgagttttggggcttttaagccatgtttaagtccaatcttgagcttgaggtccagatctgaggttgctacctcagatccatgtttattttggtatgtaatctcataaagtatcagtcattgggtggaaattggaagtctcttggtcctaaaccctagctatgggtgtattttgcctagatctcactctctacacgtaaagtttgcaactttacgtgggaaataggcttggggagggtagatctatagtttggagctcatgcatgactcggaagtcctctgcatgtaagtggatctcagtggactcggcgagtagcttgaagatgaggaggaactcgacgagtgggatgaacagctcgtcgagtcggatgaagatgggcatgaactcggcgagttggatgaacaactcgtcgagttgaatgaagtttgtcgtgtgctcggcgagtctgttcttagactcggcgagtcgggtcgagtggtcccaaacccttcgagttaagactcgagtcagcgagtcgagccaggactcagtgagttggtcaggtcaggaATCGAAAtcggtaaactcggcgagtcaggggctgactcggcgagtagagtcgcgagtggaaggactctggatttatgaactcggcgagtcagtggggtgactcggcgagtagggttgacctggaaggttgactttgactagagtggacttggttaacctttggaggtcagttagactaagtgttatatatatattgatagctcggagagctagaggagcagcggttcagggtattgttgagtagcagccagaggtttatcagcaaagctcagcagttcaggtgagttaccttccagtagcggtgggtctgaggccacaatgtcggcccaccagtaggagttgtatgttggatgattgtctttgtgatatcatcttgattgctactacctgttatgttgtatgctagcatgatacgttatatgtgatagtagtagagttcggttgttaggaccgaagggtagtcagacaccccagaaatgcctgatAGTACGTGAtgttatgtttgcatgctggcttgttatgttatatgtgatcgtagtagtaggggtgaaatagtccccgaggatcggttgttaggaccgatgggtagtcagcaccccagaatggcttgacacgggtaagacggcaccccagaatggccgtatgggtaggtcagcaccccagaatggcttgacacgggtaggtcggcaccccagaatggccgtaccgggtagtcaggcaccccagaatagcctggcagtatatatgttatgtggttgtatggtatgcggtacgttgggggaactcactaagcttcgtgcttacggttttcagttttgttttcaggtacttccggtagcggagggaagagctcggggtgatcgcatggcacacaccatagattagtcaacctgggaatgtttactctgataatgatattatgttttgaatttaatactcgaaagttatgtttaacttatgatatgtttttataaatctagttttagtaatgttttaaaagaaatttttggtcttgatttttgggtcgttacaagttggtatcagagccttggtttgagggattcgggcattcTCCCGggggtgcctgaactcaaactgaggggtcggataaaaagttttcaaaagtgaaaagacagttttgtaaaaagaatt
This window encodes:
- the LOC111899944 gene encoding uncharacterized protein LOC111899944; amino-acid sequence: MSVNEYATTFNERMKLFPYFVTTKLSMIEMFDNGLPTDFCLTVKMETNLKTIVREVKNIETRIREKGLEKDRAGEKRKLEGFSRSYKKGRFLKSNLDDQKYGGSGGVKWCEKCKKRHYRRCDTEVTCYKCGRVGHYPKDCTFNDKVCYGCGDKRHMSKDFPKKNEALRPNEPLKPKARAFQMILDEAGDVTKDQE